Below is a genomic region from Pseudomonas frederiksbergensis.
GACGTGGTGTTCTGGCGTTGTGTGTTCGGTGCTGCGACCTTGCTGCTAATTTGCGCAGTGTTCGGCTTTCTGCGCCCGGGCATTCTGACTCGCACCACATTCTTGCTGGCGGTGCTCAGCGGGGTCGCAATTGTCGGTAACTGGGTGCTGTTGTTTGCCTCCTATTCCCGCGCCTCGATTGCCATTGGTACGGCGGTCTACAACGTGCAACCGTTCATGCTGGTCGGTCTGGCAGCGCTGTTTCTAGGCGAGAAGATCACCGCGCAAAAACTGTTCTGGCTCGGGGTTTCATTTCTCGGGATGCTGGCAATCGTCAGTGCCCATGGTGAGCAGGGCGCGGGGGGCGGTGAATACCTGCTGGGGATTGCACTGGCCTTGGGCGCCGCACTGCTTTATGCCTTTGCCGCGCTGATCATCAAACGCCTGACTGGCACGCCACCACACTTGATCGCGCTGATTCAGGTCTGCACCGGCGTGCTGTTGCTTGCGCCGTGGGCGAACTTTTCCGCGTTGCCGCAACAACCCGGCGCCTGGGCCAGTTTGCTGACGCTGGGCGTCGTGCATACCGGCGTGATGTATGTGCTGCTTTACGGTGCGATTCAGAAACTGCCGACGGCACTGACCGGCGCACTGTCGTTTATCTACCCGATTGCGGCGATTTTCGTTGACTGGTTTGCCTTCGGCCATCGCCTTGAACTTCTGCAGTGGATCGGTGTGGTCACGATTCTGCTGGCCGCCGCCGGTATGCAACAGGGTTGGGGCAACGGCGTTCGTAAAGTCGCGACGCAGTGACCGACACTCAGATTTTCCAGCGGGGCGCAGTCTTCACCAATCGCTGGCGCATGTCACTGAGGTTGGCGGCGAGTTGTCGG
It encodes:
- a CDS encoding DMT family transporter, producing MDKTLRRGSLEMTAAMLISGTIGWFVLVSGQPVLDVVFWRCVFGAATLLLICAVFGFLRPGILTRTTFLLAVLSGVAIVGNWVLLFASYSRASIAIGTAVYNVQPFMLVGLAALFLGEKITAQKLFWLGVSFLGMLAIVSAHGEQGAGGGEYLLGIALALGAALLYAFAALIIKRLTGTPPHLIALIQVCTGVLLLAPWANFSALPQQPGAWASLLTLGVVHTGVMYVLLYGAIQKLPTALTGALSFIYPIAAIFVDWFAFGHRLELLQWIGVVTILLAAAGMQQGWGNGVRKVATQ